One Hyphomicrobium sp. CS1GBMeth3 DNA segment encodes these proteins:
- a CDS encoding DUF1465 family protein: MSNGSSVETLFTSETVSFGERFQASEQFDRVFSEGMALVERSATYLDGEGRLESKGLPSQITVLYATESMRLTTRLLELASWLLIRRALKEGEITAEEAETKRARVKLQTLGRPAHTKGFSELPQGLRDLIDASFQLHDRIVQLDRAMLPVAADGQSSTALNPVASQLDTLERAFAGRRAAAR; the protein is encoded by the coding sequence ATGAGCAACGGTTCCAGCGTAGAAACCCTGTTTACGAGCGAGACGGTTTCGTTCGGAGAGCGCTTCCAGGCCTCCGAGCAGTTCGACCGCGTATTTTCCGAGGGCATGGCCCTGGTCGAGCGCTCCGCCACCTACCTCGACGGCGAAGGCCGCCTCGAGAGCAAGGGCCTTCCGAGCCAGATCACGGTTCTCTATGCCACCGAGAGCATGCGCCTCACCACGCGCCTGCTCGAGCTCGCGTCCTGGCTCCTGATCCGCCGCGCCCTCAAGGAAGGCGAGATCACGGCGGAAGAAGCCGAAACTAAACGTGCCCGCGTCAAGCTGCAGACCCTCGGCCGTCCGGCGCACACCAAGGGCTTCTCGGAGCTGCCCCAGGGACTGCGCGACTTGATCGACGCCAGCTTCCAGCTCCACGACCGCATCGTTCAACTCGACCGTGCCATGCTGCCGGTCGCCGCCGACGGCCAATCGTCAACAGCCCTCAACCCGGTTGCCTCGCAGCTCGACACGCTGGAGCGCGCCTTCGCAGGCCGCCGCGCAGCCGCACGCTGA
- a CDS encoding DUF1192 domain-containing protein, which yields MDWDEARPALQKAASIGDNLETLSVAELESRVAAFEKEIERVKAELSKKRAHESAAAALFKKPSA from the coding sequence ATGGATTGGGACGAGGCACGTCCTGCGCTGCAGAAGGCGGCAAGCATCGGAGACAATCTGGAAACGCTGTCGGTCGCCGAACTCGAGAGCCGCGTCGCGGCCTTCGAGAAAGAGATCGAGCGCGTGAAGGCGGAGTTGAGCAAAAAGCGCGCACATGAAAGCGCCGCCGCGGCTCTGTTCAAGAAGCCGTCAGCGTGA
- a CDS encoding hemolysin family protein codes for MIEILIVLSLILLNGLFALSELAIVSSRQPRLKALAASGRKGAESALALSNDPGRFLSAVQIGITMIGTINGVYSGETFGQYAYAALRDAGVPETVATPLGYGTVIAVITYLSVIIGELVPKNIALRDSERIASTIAPIMTAFSRIASPAVSLLDASTRLVFRLMGQSETSENRVSDEEINILIAEAEAAGVLEKPEREMISGVMRLADRTVVGLMTPRTDVEWIDITASEEEIREQLIENPHSLIPIGEETIDALVGAVRARDLLAAVLTGKPLEIRSHIHKVPIIPETMDALDALSTLRNADVPIALIHDEYGNFEGLVTPVDVLEAIAGAFKSEEEDPDSVQRANGSWLLSGSMAVDEMAAKLAILLPPKRSYATVAGFLLAAFEHIPRTGEIVETSGWRFEIVDLDGRRIDKVLATRVDTPAD; via the coding sequence TTGATTGAGATTCTGATTGTTCTCAGCCTAATTCTCCTCAACGGACTTTTTGCGTTGTCGGAGCTGGCCATCGTCTCCTCGCGCCAACCACGTCTGAAAGCGCTCGCCGCATCGGGACGAAAAGGAGCGGAAAGCGCACTCGCGCTCTCCAATGATCCTGGCCGCTTCCTGTCGGCCGTACAGATCGGCATCACGATGATCGGCACGATCAACGGCGTCTACTCGGGCGAGACCTTCGGTCAGTACGCCTACGCGGCCCTGCGCGACGCCGGCGTTCCGGAAACCGTGGCCACGCCACTCGGCTACGGCACGGTCATCGCCGTCATCACGTATCTTTCGGTCATCATCGGCGAGCTCGTGCCGAAGAACATCGCGCTGCGCGATTCCGAACGGATCGCCTCCACCATTGCGCCGATCATGACCGCGTTTTCGCGCATCGCAAGCCCCGCGGTATCCCTGCTCGACGCCTCGACGCGCCTTGTCTTCCGACTGATGGGACAATCGGAAACCAGCGAGAATCGCGTATCGGACGAGGAAATCAACATCTTGATCGCCGAGGCTGAAGCCGCAGGCGTGCTCGAGAAACCCGAGCGGGAGATGATCTCCGGCGTCATGCGTCTCGCCGACCGCACGGTGGTCGGGCTGATGACGCCGCGTACGGACGTCGAGTGGATCGACATCACCGCCAGCGAGGAGGAAATCCGCGAGCAGCTGATCGAGAACCCCCACTCGCTAATCCCGATTGGAGAGGAGACGATCGACGCGCTTGTCGGCGCCGTGCGGGCGCGCGATCTGCTGGCCGCCGTCTTGACCGGCAAACCGCTCGAGATCCGCTCTCACATCCACAAGGTTCCGATCATTCCCGAGACCATGGACGCGCTCGACGCGCTAAGCACTCTACGTAACGCGGATGTTCCGATCGCGCTGATCCATGACGAGTACGGAAACTTCGAAGGCCTCGTCACGCCAGTCGACGTGCTCGAGGCGATCGCGGGCGCCTTCAAATCAGAGGAGGAAGATCCCGACTCCGTTCAGCGCGCCAACGGCTCCTGGCTACTCTCGGGCTCAATGGCAGTCGACGAGATGGCCGCCAAGCTGGCGATCTTATTGCCACCGAAGCGGAGCTACGCGACCGTGGCGGGCTTCCTGCTGGCCGCTTTCGAGCATATTCCCCGCACCGGCGAGATCGTTGAAACCAGCGGCTGGCGGTTCGAGATCGTGGACCTAGACGGGCGGCGGATCGACAAGGTGTTGGCAACGCGCGTCGATACGCCCGCTGATTAA
- the rpmE gene encoding 50S ribosomal protein L31, which translates to MKKDADVHPDYHQITVKMTDGTQFVTYSTYGKEGDELHLDIDPSSHPAWTGGDQRLMDRGGRLSRFKKKFEGFLG; encoded by the coding sequence ATGAAGAAAGACGCCGATGTGCATCCCGACTATCACCAGATCACGGTCAAGATGACCGACGGGACGCAATTCGTCACCTATTCCACCTATGGCAAGGAAGGCGACGAGCTTCACCTCGATATCGATCCGTCGTCGCATCCGGCCTGGACGGGCGGCGATCAGCGCCTCATGGACCGCGGCGGCCGCCTGTCGCGCTTCAAGAAGAAGTTCGAGGGCTTCCTCGGCTAA
- a CDS encoding NAD(P)H-quinone oxidoreductase: MTTLPETMTAIAIQGKGGPEVLVAEERPVPTPGAGQVLIKVAAAGVNRPDVLQRKGLYPAPKGHSELPGLEVSGTVAALGEGATRFKVGDRVMALLNGGGYAEFALAEEPGTLPIPTDIPFASAAAIPETFFTVWHNVFERGALKSGEWFLVHGGTSGIGVTAIQLAAALGAKVIATAGSAEKCEACVKLGARRAVDYTAVDFVEVVKAETEGRGVDVILDMVGGDYVDRNIRSLADDGRLVNIGYQSGSKVTVDMMRVMLKRLTLTGSTLRIRPTAVKGAIARAVGAHAVPLVAAGKVKVVIDSTFPLAKAADAHARMETSQHIGKIVLTVAE; this comes from the coding sequence ATGACGACGCTGCCCGAGACCATGACCGCCATCGCCATCCAGGGCAAAGGCGGGCCCGAGGTTCTCGTGGCCGAGGAGCGTCCGGTGCCCACGCCCGGCGCCGGGCAGGTGCTGATCAAGGTCGCGGCGGCTGGTGTCAATCGACCGGACGTGCTGCAGCGCAAGGGGCTCTATCCGGCGCCGAAGGGTCATTCCGAACTGCCCGGACTCGAGGTGTCGGGAACCGTTGCTGCGCTGGGCGAGGGGGCGACGCGGTTCAAGGTTGGCGATCGCGTCATGGCTCTGCTCAACGGCGGCGGCTACGCCGAGTTCGCGCTTGCCGAGGAGCCGGGGACGCTGCCCATTCCCACTGACATCCCGTTCGCCAGCGCGGCGGCCATTCCGGAGACCTTCTTCACGGTCTGGCACAACGTGTTCGAGCGAGGCGCGCTCAAGTCCGGCGAATGGTTCCTCGTGCATGGGGGCACGAGCGGCATCGGTGTGACGGCCATTCAGCTCGCGGCTGCGCTAGGTGCGAAGGTCATCGCAACGGCGGGGTCCGCGGAAAAATGCGAAGCTTGCGTCAAGCTCGGAGCGCGGCGCGCCGTCGACTACACGGCGGTGGATTTCGTCGAGGTGGTGAAGGCGGAGACCGAGGGGCGCGGCGTCGACGTCATCCTCGATATGGTCGGCGGCGATTACGTGGATCGCAACATCCGCTCGCTCGCGGATGACGGTCGGCTTGTCAACATCGGCTATCAGTCAGGATCGAAGGTCACGGTCGACATGATGCGCGTGATGCTGAAGCGGCTGACGCTCACCGGTTCGACGCTGCGCATCCGGCCGACGGCCGTCAAAGGTGCGATCGCGCGCGCCGTGGGAGCACACGCTGTGCCGCTGGTCGCTGCGGGCAAGGTCAAGGTCGTGATCGACAGCACGTTTCCGCTCGCCAAGGCAGCAGACGCGCACGCGCGCATGGAGACGAGCCAGCACATCGGCAAGATCGTGTTGACGGTAGCGGAGTAA